A region from the Bactrocera dorsalis isolate Fly_Bdor chromosome 1, ASM2337382v1, whole genome shotgun sequence genome encodes:
- the LOC105222058 gene encoding cytosolic Fe-S cluster assembly factor NUBP1 homolog — MEAEPENCPGVGTENAGKSSACAGCPNQALCSDPNTKLEDPGKALVAESMREVKQKLLILSGKGGVGKSTVTTLLSRYLSRKYPEHNFGVLDVDICGPSQPRLLGVEGENVHQSGSGWSPVGVDDNLCLMSIGFLLGSQDDAIIWRGPKKNGMIRQFLSEVDWGKLDLLLLDTPPGTSDEHLSIVLYLRNNEAPDSLKALIVTTPQEASLLDVRKEINFCKKQNLPILGVVENMSAFRCSCGETSEIFPAKTGGAAAMCAEMNVPYLGALPLDPEVTKACDLGEDLTNIKNSTTDALVSICQKIIGTLEIEEVY, encoded by the coding sequence ATGGAAGCTGAACCGGAGAACTGTCCGGGAGTTGGTACAGAGAATGCAGGCAAATCTAGTGCTTGCGCTGGTTGCCCCAATCAAGCATTATGCAGTGATCCAAATACCAAATTGGAAGATCCTGGGAAAGCGCTTGTAGCTGAGTCAATGCGTGAAGTCAAACAAAAACTACTCATCCTTTCCGGAAAAGGTGGTGTTGGCAAAAGTACTGTCACCACATTATTATCACGTTATCTATCCCGCAAATATCCCGAACATAATTTTGGAGTTTTAGACGTTGATATATGTGGCCCATCGCAACCACGTTTGCTTGGTGTTGAGGGAGAAAATGTACACCAGTCGGGTTCTGGATGGTCACCAGTTGGTGTGGATGACAATTTATGCCTCATGTCAATTGGCTTTCTGCTCGGTTCACAAGACGATGCCATCATTTGGCGCGGTCCTAAAAAAAATGGCATGATTCGGCAATTTTTGAGTGAAGTAGACTGGGGAAAATTGGATTTGCTACTATTGGATACACCTCCTGGAACTTCAGATGAACATTTAAGTATTGTGTTATATTTACGAAATAATGAGGCTCCTGATTCTTTAAAAGCTTTAATAGTAACAACACCACAAGAAGCTTCTTTATTGGATGtgcgaaaagaaataaatttttgcaagaAACAGAATTTGCCTATATTGGGTGTGGTAGAAAATATGTCTGCATTCCGTTGTAGTTGTGGAGAAACGTCTGAAATATTTCCAGCAAAAACGGGGGGCGCGGCAGCGATGTGTGCGGAAATGAATGTACCGTATTTAGGTGCCCTGCCATTAGATCCGGAAGTGACTAAAGCTTGTGATTTGGGTGAAGACTTAactaacataaaaaattcaactaCAGATGCTCTAGTCAGTATCTGCCAAAAAATTATTGGGACTTTAGAAATTGAAGAAGTctattaa
- the LOC105222057 gene encoding leucine-rich PPR motif-containing protein, mitochondrial, which translates to MASILRTGKFLRYFAGFTRNFVVDSVRQSENGSSLLQSSPSIGIQFQHGFASSPAAKSDLNLEKQIRRLDQDVRRVGRISRRDIEEVLEEIRTQRSATSSQSLLVIRCCGNLVPEEMPEVRTALVQEIWKTLNSLNVPMDISHYNALLRVYLENEHHFSPTDFLAEIESKNIEPNRVTYQRLIARYCQQGDIDGATRILEFMRSKNLPVNENVFNSLILGHSQANDLESAKGILSVMKQANLEPSADTYSTLLCCYARHGDIDAILRTLDECEKAEVILLDKDLLDIVYALSVNGHSDKVDPVLARLRISTGFNQDAVNVILRLVNKGYEDVGLQILRTMPRATRPDGQLVDTGNFFIKQLVKVDRPVEKILSICKVLQDEGLNPKALLIATEAGLNNGSISNALPLLRELKKAGLPIRQHYFWPLICSAESNQIISIIRHMQDEFSINPSSETLRDYVIPNLKEKNWDKIVTILRDAGISSANAAASVAYAALATNQLKSTANIMESYRAFYSPQLFRQPLIHALSATDDYASFVRVIRQLYESIQSRSTSAQRTEQEESAEIAATAEMVENDEANQSYDIVGVILNDVSIYFRRNTVEILSNILPKLAKEGFTISNKNAARISERLGSEMTTEISENLGKLSSGDLELSPLKTAEPRKRSLDSLTVEELERFIANVEAKGENANNLKRQLLIACFRAGNLEKTLQVIAKLEAENFTIPTGIWAQLIDLYAIEGKTAEALEQYEKMKTKDPEFILDNLKTVHIVKLLINEERFDEAIKFLERNKKVELVVDGEGSFNYTSTVWRLLNTLAEAGSADKLQKLFDTLKDGNYIYPTNVLLGPLIKVHLTNDDITKAMETFEQICEKYKSTPWKNELACRLIQKEDAANLQKLTDLSTNIHGEVNSLYDLVFSFVECGRIRQARKILETPGLRTRPQRISHACERYKNEGMVEPLEGLVEATKDLNHIDRNKIYYNLLLSYCKSSDAEKALGLWTKMQEENIAPTDVFLIKLAELLNSQNIKVPFVVPKSEEFSKTKTVESVDNSKKVVVKHTNNISLLRKAVNAGDIDAALNYKNQLQSNETLSISDLSHLIEHLVRAERLTEATKFVNELLANNRYPIPKIFKFYLNKIAAAGDDQTLETIGGQLSDDQKKIVSFDNRFCHANIVAGKTDHYLNSLYENISAVNTTEEAAKLAEKFPRGGALGILQQKPESLPLFQKIAEKYAEHNQLGPVNVLWMHLLALGDETASKALWDKHLSNAPRLMFQRVLQTAREQNDEKLALTVINQLRDSKISEGAIGNAYSCLIDIHTTSKNLDKALDTLKTAIKDICLENINRTALLRLQTALQEQNKEFPYEIPEKKSQKDSSSSSQSSDDDVTPKRPETRPITRPTK; encoded by the exons ATGGCATCAATTTTACGCACAGGAAAATTTCTTCGCTATTTCGCTGGTTTTACCcgaaattttgtggtagattcAGTTAGACAAAGTGAAAATGGAAGCAGCCTGCTACAAAGTTCTCCAAGCATTGGCATACAATTCCAGCA TGGGTTCGCCAGCAGTCCAGCAGCGAAGTCAGATCTTAACTTAGAGAAACAAATACGCCGGCTAGACCAGGATGTTCGTCGAGTCGGTAGAATTTCACGTCGCGATATTGAGGAAGTTCTTGAAGAAATACGCACTCAGCGATCAGCAACTAGTTCACAATCACTGCTCGTAATACGTTGCTGTGGCAATTTAGTGCCGGAAGAAATGCCCGAAGTGAGAACAGCGCTGGTGCAGGAAATTTGGAAAACGCTAAACTCTTTAAATGTGCCAATGGATATATCCCATTACAATGCACTGCTGCGTGTGTACTTAGAAAATGAACATCATTTTTCGCCAACAGATTTTCTCGCAGAGATCGAGTCAAAGAATATTGAACCAAATCGAGTGACATATCAGCGTTTAATAGCGAGATATTGTCAGCAGGGTGACATTGACGGAGCTACCCGTATATTAGAGTTTATGCGTTCAAAAAATCTTCCGGTTaacgaaaatgttttcaattctCTTATTCTTGGTCACTCGCAG GCAAATGATTTGGAATCAGCCAAAGGAATTCTGTCTGTTATGAAACAAGCTAACTTGGAGCCCAGCGCTGATACATACTCCACCCTCTTATGTTGCTATGCACGCCATGGTGATATTGATGCTATACTACGTACATTGGATGAATGTGAAAAAGCAGAAGTAATCTTGCTAGACAAAGATCTTTTGGACATCGTTTACGCTCTAAGTGTTAACGGTCACTCGGATAAAGTAGACCCAGTGCTGGCAAGGTTGCGTATATCAACCGGATTCAATCAAGATGCTGTAAATGTTATATTGCGTTTGGTAAATAAGGGTTACGAGGATGTAGGTCTACAAATTTTGCGAACAATGCCACGTGCTACCCGACCTGATGGCCAACTCGTAGATACAggtaacttttttataaaacaacttGTCAAAGTGGACCGTCCCGTAGAGAAGATCTTGAGCATATGCAAAGTTCTGCAAGATGAAG GTCTGAATCCTAAAGCTCTGTTAATCGCCACTGAAGCTGGTCTAAATAATGGTTCGATTTCAAATGCACTTCCACTTCTGCGCGAATTGAAGAAGGCGGGTTTGCCTATACGTCAACATTATTTTTGGCCTTTGATTTGTTCTGCTGAATCCAACCAAATCATTAGTATTATCCGACACATGCAAGATGAGTTCAGTATAAATCCCAGTTCAGAAACTCTACGTGATTACGTCATTCCAAATTTAAAGGAGAAGAACTGGGATAAAATCGTGACAATTTTACGTGATGCAGGTATATCGAGTGCTAACGCAGCGGCTTCAGTTGCTTATGCGGCGTTAGCAACAAATCAACTAAAGTCCACCGCCAATATTATGGAGTCATATCGCGCATTTTATTCACcccagttatttagacagcctTTGATTCATGCGCTATCTGCAACAGATGACTATGCCTCGTTTGTTCGTGTAATTAGGCAGCTTTACGAGAGCATACAGAGCCGCTCAACAAGTGCTCAACGAACGGAGCAGGAGGAGAGTGCTGAAATTGCAGCAACGGCTGAAATGGTCGAAAATGATGAAGCTAACCAAAGTTATGATATTGTTGGTGTTATTTTAAATGATGTTTCCATATATTTCCGTCGCAATACCGTAGAAATCTTGAGTAACATTCTTCCTAAGCTGGCAAAGGAAGGATTTACAATTAGCAACAAGAATGCTGCAAGAATTTCCGAACGCTTGGGTTCAGAAATGACAACTGAGATTTCTGAAAATTTGGGTAAACTTAGCTCTGGTGATCTAGAATTATCTCCTTTAAAAACTGCAGAACCGCGTAAGCGTAGTTTGGATTCATTAACTGTTGAag AACTTGAACGATTCATCGCTAATGTGGAAGCTAAAGGTGAAAATGCTAACAATTTGAAGCGTCAATTATTGATTGCATGCTTCCGTGCTGGCAATCTGGAGAAGACCTTGCAAGTTATTGCGAAATTAGAAGCCGAAAATTTCACTATACCAACTGGTATATGGGCACAACTGATCGATTTGTATGCGATTGAGGGAAAAACAGCCGAAGCTCTGGAGcaatatgaaaaaatgaaaacaaaagatcCCGAATTCATATTAGACAACCTCAAAACAGTGCACATCGTTAAATTATTGATTAATGAGGAGCGCTTCGATGAGGCCATTAAATTCCTAGAACGTAATAAGAAAGTAGAATTGGTTGTGGATGGCGAAGGCTCTTTCAATTACACATCTACGGTATGGCGTTTATTAAATACACTTGCCGAAGCTGGTAGCGCTGATAAGCTGCAGAAACTATTTGACACATTAAAGGACGGCAATTATATATATCCCACTAATGTACTTTTGGGACCATTGATAAAG gTACATCTAACAAATGACGACATCACGAAGGCTATGGAGACATTTGAGCAAATCTGTGAAAAGTATAAGTCAACACCGTGGAAAAATGAACTTGCATGCCGGCTGATACAAAAAGAGGATGCTGCAAATTTGCAGAAGTTGACTGATTTAAGTACAAATATCCATGGTGAAGTTAACAGTCTCTATGATTTGGTATTTTCATTCGTTGAGTGTGGGCGTATACGTCAAGCGAGAAAGATTTTGGAGACACCTGGACTTCGCACTCGTCCACAACGTATCAGCCACGCATGTGAACGTTACAAAAACGAAGGTATGGTAGAGCCTCTAGAAGGCCTAGTAGAAGCGACCAAGGACCTTAATCATATAGATCGCAACAAAATCTACTACAATTTATTGTTGAGTTACTGCAAGTCATCAGATGCAGAAAAGGCTTTAGGCTTATGGACTAAAATGcaggaagaaaatatagcacccACTGATGTTTTCCTAATTAAATTAGCAGAGCTATTGAATTCGCAGAACATTAAGGTACCTTTTGTAGTACCAAAATCAGAAGAATTTTCTAAAACTAAAACTGTCGAATCAGTTGATAATTCCAAGAAAGTAGTCGTcaaacatacaaataatatatcGCTTCTTCGGAAAGCTGTTAACGCTGGTGACATTGACGCCGCACTTAACTATAAAAACCAGTTGCAATCAAATGAAACCTTGAGCATCAGTGATCTTTCTCATCTCATCGAACATTTAGTGCGTGCTGAACGTCTAACGGAAGCAACCAAATTTGTAAATGAATTGTTGGCGAATAATCGTTACCCCAttccgaaaattttcaaattttatttaaataaaatcgcTGCCGCTGGCGATGACCAAACTTTAGAGACAATTGGAGGGCAATTATCCGACGATCAAAAAAAGATTGTTTCTTTCGATAATCGTTTTTGTCACGCCAACATTGTAGCTGGAAAAACGGACCACTATTTGAATTCGCTATATGAGAATATTTCTGCAGTAAATACCACCGAAGAGGCTGCGAAACTTGCTGAAAAGTTTCCACGTGGTGGTGCTCTTggtattttgcaacaaaaacctGAATCATTGCCGTTAT tcCAAAAAATCGCTGAAAAATATGCTGAGCACAATCAGTTGGGTCCAGTGAATGTACTTTGGATGCATTTACTCGCACTAGGTGATGAGACTGCATCAAAAGCGTTATGGGATAAACATCTTTCGAATGCACCTCGCCTTATGTTTCAGCGAGTTTTGCAGACAGCGCGCGAGCAAAACGACGAAAAACTCGCCCTAACGGTTATAAATCAATTGCGTGATTCAAAGATTTCGGAAGGTGCTATTGGTAATGCCTACTCCTGTTTGATAGACATTCATACCACCAGCAAAAACTTAGATAAAGCTTTGGACACGCTAAAAACCGCCATCAAAGATATATGCTTGGAGAATATAAATCGTACTGCTCTCTTGCGTCTTCAAACTGCTTTACAAGAACAAAATAAGGAATTCCCATATGAAATTCCAGAAAAAAAGTCACAAAAAGACAGCAGTAGCAGCTCGCAGTCATCCGATGATGATGTTACACCGAAGCGACCTGAGACAAGACCAATTACCCGACCAACTAAGTAA
- the LOC105222056 gene encoding cysteine desulfurase, mitochondrial has translation MFQLFGRIHNNVLASYVLKINQRAPTVSAPSCFVLPNNRFNSTEAEPALTSEDFRKKQIRFNIKAEHVEGRPLYLDVQATSPMDPRVLDAMLPYMTNYYGNPHSRTHAYGWESEKAVETAREQVAKLIGAEPKEIIFTSGATECNNISIKGVARFYASKKKHVITTQTEHKCVLDSCRALENEGFKVTYLPVKSNGIIDMKQLEETITPETSLVSIMTVNNEIGVKQPIADIGALCRSRKVFFHTDAAQAVGKIPIDVNKMNIDLMSISGHKIYGPKGIGALYVRRRPRVRLEPLQSGGGQERGLRSGTVPAPLVVGFGAACDLALKEMDYDKKWIDFLSKRLYDRITQALPHVIRNGDPEQTYSGCLNLSFAYVEGESLLMALKDVALSSGSACTSASLEPSYVLRAIGTDEDLAHSSIRFGIGRFTTIQEVDYTADKCIKHVERLREMSPLWEMVQEGIDLKNIQWSQH, from the exons ATGTTCCAGCTATTTGGAAGAATTCACAATAACGTTCTTGCATCATATGTTCTAAAAATCAATCAAAGAGCTCCGACAGTAAGTGCTCCGTCATGTTTTGTTCTTCCAAATAATAGATTTAACTCTACTGAGGCTGAGCCGGCATTAACATCTGAAG actTTAGAAAGAAGCAAATACGTTTCAATATAAAAGCGGAGCATGTTGAAGGTAGACCATTATACCTTGACGTTCAGGCAACATCACCAatg GATCCACGCGTATTAGACGCTATGCTGCCCTATATGACGAATTACTATGGAAACCCACACTCTCGTACACATGCATATGGCTGGGAATCTGAAAAAGCGGTAGAAACTGCAAGAGAACAGGTGGCGAAGTTAATTGGCGCCGAACCAAAAGAAATCATATTCACTTCAGGAGCTACAGAATGTAATAACATTTCTATCAAAGGAGTTGCTAG GTTTTACGCGAGCAAGAAAAAACATGTTATTACCACACAAACAGAACATAAATGCGTGCTAGACTCATGTCGTGCTTTGGAGAACGAGGGCTTCAAAGTGACTTATTTGCCTGTTAAGTCAAATGGAATCATTGATATGAAGCAATTAGAGGAAACTATCACTCCGGAAACATCATTAGTATCTATTATGACTGTAAACAATGAAATTG GAGTAAAACAGCCGATAGCAGATATTGGTGCACTCTGTCGTTCACGAAAAGTATTCTTTCATACGGATGCTGCCCAGGCAGTAGGAAAAATTCCAATCGATGTAAACAAGATGAATATCGATTTAATGTCTATATCGGGACATAAAATATACGGACCAAAGGGTATTGGTGCACTCTATGTGCGTCGTAGGCCACGTGTACGTCTTGAACCACTTCAAAGTGGAGGTGGGCAAGAACGAGGTCTTCGCAGTGGTACTGTTCCCGCACCTCTGGTGGTTGGATTTGGCGCTGCTTGCGATCTTGCTTTGAAAGAAATGGATTATGATAAAAAATGGATCGATTTTCTATCAAAACGGTTGTATGACCGTATAACACAGGCTCTACCACATGTAATCCGCAACGGTGATCCTGAACAGACTTATAGCGGTTGTTTAAATTTGTCTTTTGCCTACGTGGAAGGTGAATCGTTGTTGATGGCTTTAAAAGATGTTGCCCTTTCCAGTGGTTCAGCATGTACTTCAGCGTCATTGGAACCTTCCTATGTGCTTCGTGCCATAGGGACCGATGAGGATCTGGCTCACAGTTCAATCAG atttgGCATTGGTCGTTTTACAACCATCCAGGAGGTTGATTACACTGCTGACAAATGTATCAAACATGTGGAACGTCTACGTGAAATGTCGCCACTGTGGGAGATGGTCCAAGAAGGCattgatttgaaaaatattcagtGGTCACAGCATTAA
- the LOC105222055 gene encoding very-long-chain (3R)-3-hydroxyacyl-CoA dehydratase hpo-8, giving the protein MSAKSTTVKSASQQQGLAVKGYLFVYNATQVVGWSYILFQLVNYYLLQGPEFRAGLGLWDYTRVAVIVFQNAAFVEILNAAFGLVKSNPVITTFQVLSRMMVVLGVVMATPTGKVSPGLPIALFAWAVTEIIRYGYYALNIINFMPFIVVFLRYTTFIALYPIGVTGELLCFWWAQGFAKSNTIWSLQMPNKWNATFSYFALLWIVMLLYIPLFPQMYLHMFAQRKKILGGNGNKTQQTKKTN; this is encoded by the coding sequence atgtctGCGAAATCGACAACAGTGAAATCAGCTTCACAGCAACAGGGACTTGCGGTCAAAGGTTACCTTTTTGTATACAACGCTACACAAGTGGTTGGATGGAGTTACATCCTCTTCCAGTTAGTAAATTACTATTTGCTGCAAGGACCGGAATTCCGAGCTGGATTGGGACTTTGGGACTATACTCGCGTTGCAGTAATTGTATTCCAAAATGCCGCCTTCGTTGAAATTTTAAACGCAGCTTTCGGCTTAGTAAAATCAAATCCTGTAATAACTACATTCCAAGTGCTGAGTCGAATGATGGTAGTTCTCGGAGTCGTTATGGCTACACCAACGGGTAAAGTGTCGCCTGGGCTACCGATAGCGCTTTTTGCGTGGGCAGTAACCGAAATCATAAGATATGGCTACTATGCTCTcaatattataaactttatGCCATTCATTGTGGTTTTTCTACGATACACAACATTTATAGCTCTTTATCCAATTGGCGTAACCGGCGAGCTGCTATGTTTTTGGTGGGCACAAGGATTTGCCAAATCAAATACAATTTGGTCATTGCAAATGCCAAATAAATGGAATgccacattttcatattttgctctGCTCTGGATTGTAATGCTCTTGTATATACCTCTATTCCCGCAAATGTATCTCCACATGTTTGCGCAACGCAAGAAGATATTGGGAGGAAACGGCAATAAAACCCAGCAGACGAAGAAAActaattaa
- the LOC105222053 gene encoding actin-related protein 2/3 complex subunit 2 yields MILLEINNRIVEETLLVKFRNALAGAKAESIDVRIADFDGVLFHISNVNGDKTKVRTSISLKFYKQLQEHGADELLKREYGGLLTDTEDGYNVSVLIDLENIPADWEAVAKKIGLLKRNCFASVFEKYFDFQEQGEEGQKRAVINYRNDETLYVEAKSDRVTVVFSTIFRDEDDVIIGKVFMQELREGRRASHTAPQVLFSHREPPLELAKTDARVGDNIGYVTFVLFPRHTNKETRDNTINLIHMFRDYLHYHIKCSKAYIHSRMRAKTSDFLKVLNRARPETKNTEKKTITGRTFIRKE; encoded by the exons ATGATTTTACTGGAAATCAATAACCGCATCGTAGAAGAGACACTTCTGGTCAAATTTCGTAATGCGTTAGCTGG AGCGAAAGCGGAATCTATTGATGTTCGAATTGCTGACTTTGATGGTGTGCTATTTCACATATCAAATGTTAATGGCGATAAGACTAAAGTTAGG ACAAGCATTTCGCTAAAGTTCTACAAGCAATTACAAGAGCATGGTGCTGACGAATTGCTGAAGCGTGAATATGGCGGTTTATTAACAGACACTGAAGATG gtTACAACGTTTCAGTACTTATTGACCTAGAAAATATACCTGCTGACTGGGAGGCAGTTGCTAAAAAAATTGGTCTATTGAAGCGCAATTGCTTTGCAtctgttttcgaaaaatatttcgattttcaaGAACAGGGTGAAGAGGGCCAAAAGCGTGCTGTAATTAATTACCGAAACGACGAAACTCT ttATGTTGAGGCAAAGTCTGATCGTGTAACTGTCGTATTTAGTACGATTTTTCGTGATGAGGACGACGTGATTATTGGTAAAGTGTTCATGCAGGAATTGAGAGAAGGTCGCCGTGCATCACATACAGCTCCACAAGTATTGTTCTCGCATCGTGAACCACCGTTGGAATTGGCAAAAACGGATGCAAGAGTTGGCGACAACATTGGATACGTTACTTTCG tGTTGTTCCCTCGACATACTAATAAGGAAACCAGGGATAACACCATTAATCTAATACACATGTTCCGAGATTATTTACATTATCATATTAAG TGTTCAAAAGCGTACATTCATTCTAGAATGCGCGCAAAAACGTCCGACTTTCTGAAAGTGCTTAATCGTGCTAGACCGGAGACTAAGAATACggaaaagaaaacaattac ggGGAGAACATTTATTCGCAAGGAATGA
- the LOC105222052 gene encoding transmembrane inner ear expressed protein: MNVEEDPEPVWLETVTIGGFRVWHIIAICLGISLSILIMVCCCIRFRIPRTKQEIEADYQRKQITKKFREKLQQIKNSDMDEMDLQKAIAHIQADYLSAQNSCGTSDADNATKDPYGSLKFKSNIQVPA, from the exons ATGAACGTGGAAGAGGATCCCGAACCTGTGTGGCTGGAAACAGTTACTATTGGCGGTTTTCGTGTTTGGCATATAATTGCGATTTGTCTGGGCATATCATTAAGTATAT TAATTATGGTCTGCTGCTGTATTCGATTTCGGATACCTCGCACCAAGCAGGAAATAGAGGCGGACTATCAGCGTAAACAAATCACGAAgaaatttcgagaaaaacttCAGCAAATCAAAAATTCTGACATGGACGAAATGGACCTGCAAAAAg CCATCGCGCATATCCAGGCGGATTATTTATCAGCACAAAACAGCTGTGGCACCAGCGACGCTGACAATGCAACCAAAGATCCATATGGCAGTTTAAAATTTAAGAGCAACATACAAGTGCCTGCGTAA